In Antechinus flavipes isolate AdamAnt ecotype Samford, QLD, Australia chromosome 3, AdamAnt_v2, whole genome shotgun sequence, a genomic segment contains:
- the LOC127555805 gene encoding actin-like, translating to MENTSVVIDLGGDWCRTGLGGRNHPMLAVPEVIGYQSYPENPGPSNPKTRKIIGVANLPLLRQIPTEFLVQRREVTNWDAMETVLKYSYEHLKLKAEDHPVLLTGFLVNSLNHRQKLMEIMMESFNVPSVYIGNHAELCLFGSGFLTGLVLHSGTGITSISPVCNGKVKELSTKVFEMAGIDVSLFLHKALFNKNMNLDSLSQRNDMDIVKEKLCYVSKHPNQKDSAVDSVSSLPTMTALPDGKIITLAKELRTSPDMFFWTSHGDFPNLDLSSEVIETVIKCDTEERAILFSNVVLSGGNTLFSGFPERLLWELNNIRPHWFPAQIVSRPNRVFSHGWEGPSCPAYQPSTTNT from the exons ATGGAAAACACATCTGTGGTCATTGACCTTGGCGGTGACTGGTGCAGAACTGGCCTAGGAGGAAGAAATCATCCAATGTTAGCAGTTCCTGAAGTCATCGGATACCAGTCCTACCCAGAGAACCCAGGGCCAAGCAATCCCAAGACAAGGAAGATTATAGGTGTTGCTAACTTGCCCCTACTCCGGCAGATACCTACTGAGTTTCTTGTCCAACGACGCGAGGTCACAAACTGGGATGCTATGGAGACAGTTTTGAAATATAGCTATGAGCACCTTAAGCTCAAGGCTGAGGACCATCCTGTGCTGCTAACAGGGTTTCTAGTGAATTCTTTGAATCACCGGCAGAAGTTGATGGAG atcaTGATGGAGAGTTTTAATGTTCCGTCTGTGTATATCGGCAACCACGCTGAGCTTTGTCTTTTTGGCTCAGGCTTTTTGACAGGGTTGGTCTTGCACTCTGGGACTGGAATCACCTCTATCTCACCTGTTTGCAATGGCAAAGTCAAGGAGTTATCCACCAAGGTTTTTGAGATGGCTGGGATAGATGTCAGCTTATTTCTACACAAAGCTCTGTTTAACaaaaacatgaacttggacagccTATCTCAGCGGAATGATATGGACATAGTAAAGGAGAAGTTATGCTATGTAAGCAAACATCCTAATCAGAAAGACTCTGCTGTGGACTCGGTGTCCAGTCTCCCTACAATGACTGCCCTCCCTGACGGGAAGATCATCACCCTGGCCAAAGAACTGCGTACTTCTCCTGATATGTTCTTCTGGACTTCCCACGGTGATTTTCCAAATTTGGACCTAAGCTCAGAAGTTATTGAGACGGTCATAAAATGTGACACAGAGGAGCGGGCCATCCTCTTCTCCAATGTGGTCCTTTCTGGGGGCAATACCCTCTTCTCTGGCTTCCCAGAGCGTCTTCTCTGGGAGCTGAATAACATCAGACCCCACTGGTTCCCAGCTCAGATTGTGTCTCGGCCAAATCGGGTCTTCTCTCATGGGTGGGAGGGTCCATCGTGTCCTGCCTATCAACCTTCCACAACCAATACTTGA